The Lolium rigidum isolate FL_2022 chromosome 1, APGP_CSIRO_Lrig_0.1, whole genome shotgun sequence region tgcatagaaggccatataagtgggttatagggctttagagaatagatagtttacctttagctcctcgtgggttcgacactcaaatacttattgaATTGTACTGCGGTGATCCTCTACACTTCGGGGTTATCAAATAGTTATACCTGTATCGAAGCTCACACGTGATAAGATCGCAGAGATTGCATGAAACTTTGTTTGGGCCAACCTTGTCATCGACCATGCTTCCATCGCTAGTGTAGCCACCTCTCAATATGTTGATGTGTCAAGCACATGCCGTCGCTCCCTATACCCCTCCACCGTCCAcgctactaggaaaaagcctgccgccggcggATCAAAATAGGTTACGATCGGTGCACCAACACATGTCAATGATAATGGTTTATCGCCTTTCGCACCGGCCCAATCTGCTGGCGGTAAAACAATTTatcaccggcgcaccagcccaatcCGTCGGCTGGTAACACGATTTATCCCCGGTGGTGTGCCGGTAGTATTCTTTTTCAGAATAAAAAAAGCcaatatagatctagatctagctcgagAACCGTGGCTATGGGCCATCCCCTCGACCCCGATGTCGTCGCCGCGCTGGTGTAGGaggtgcaggaggaggaggcggaggaggaggccaaggctATCAGTGTGGTGTAGCTGGAGGAGTAGGTGGTCGAGGCTGTCGGTGCAGGAGGAGGCCAGAGGAGAAGGAGGCTCGGGCGAttggtgtaggaggaggaggtcatTAGTGCGGTAGTTGGAGGAGGCCGAAGGAGGATGAGTCTAGGGTCATcggtgcaggaggaggaggaggtcgtggGAGACGAAGAGGTAAGAAGAGAGAAGAGGAATAGAAGAGgagaaaaggaggaagaagaagaagaggaggaaaaggaggaggcttaAAACGAGGGGAGAAAGTGAGAAAGGGGAAGAAGGCGCCGGTTGGTTTCCAACTTATAGGAAGGTTAATTGGTTCAACTTTTTCAGCGGTAAGTATTTTTCTTTAATCTAAAACCTCCGAAAACTCCAACCTCCTTCTTAATTTTGAGGAATCTAAAAAATGGTAAACAACCGTAGACGGTTGAATATTGATGTATTTTTTTCTGTAGTTACATTTTCATGTAAACAAACTTTTCCATTGGAGATTGTATGCAAAATCCGAAGCCATTTTACCGAACACGGCGCCATTTCACAAAATATATCGAAAttcttgtttcttattttctccTTACAACTGCATTACATAATATTTGtatatctcgaaggattttataatTTGATGTTTCTTTAGAGACCAGTGGTCGGTTGCATTAAGTCAGATTAAGTAATTTGAAGTGGTCGGTTGTGCTTCTATGCGCCGCCGTAGTTGGTCCATTAATGCCACAAACTCTCTGCTTCGTGTGAAATTTTCGGTAGTAATTGGCTTGCCGTCCTGCACAAAAAAGTTTATAAATGTGTTAAAAATTTCGTTTTCCGTGTGCGTAAGTAATTAGGAGAGCAGGCACGTGGATACAGGCAATTGTGGCGTTTGTTGAAATATATTGAAGAACATTTAATAAACCAATCAATTGGTCCCTAGCCAGGAAGACATTTTCGCGAGTTTGGTGCACCACTTTCGTGCTCCCAAATTAGCAGTTGCCTATTCGTTGGCGCCAGAAGCGACGTTGAGCAGGACCAGCTCCACCGAAGCACGGTGCCCTCGTTCTCGCGCCGTGCGCCGCAACGCTGCCACGCGCACGTGTCGTCTTCGCATTGGCTCCGGCCCCAGCGTCCCCATGTCTCCGGCGCAGCCTCACATGCCACCCCGGCCGTGCCGTGCTATTAAATCCTCCGCACTGCAGCGGCAAGTCCAAGTCCCAGCAGCGTCCGAACCGCCGCACCACAGCACAGCGCCAACAAACTAAACTGCCACCATCAATACCGCGAGCTCGGCTAGTTGCAGACAATGGCGTCGCCGGCGAGGGCAATGGTGGCGGTCCTGCTGCTCCTGTCGACGGCGGCCGTGTCCACGGCCCAGCAGCACGACTACGGCGACGCCCTCCGCAAGAGCATCCTCTTCTTCGAGGGCCAGCGGTCCGGCCGCCTGCCCCCCGGCCAGCGCGTGCGCTGGCGGCGCGACTCGGCCCTCAACGACGGCGCCACCGCCGGGGTGGACCTTTCGGGCGGGTACTACGACGCGGGCGACAACGTGAAGTTCGGCTTCCCGATGGCGTTCACGGCGACGCTCATGTCGTGGGGGCTCATCGACTTCGGCAGGACCTACGGCCCGCAGGAGAGGGAGGCCCGGGACGCGCTGCGGTGGGCGACGGACTACCTGCTGAAAGCCACCGCCACGCCAAATACCGTGTACGTGCAGGTGGGCGACGCGTTCCGGGACCACTCGTGCTGGGAGCGGCCGGAGGACATGGACACGCCGCGCACCGTGTACAAGGTGGACACCGCGCACCCGGGGTCCGACGTCGCCGCCGAGACCGCGGCGGCGCTTGCCGCCGCCTCCATCGTGTTCCGCGAGGCCGACCCCGCCTACTCAACGCGGCTCCTCGACCGCGCCGTCGCCGTAAGCCGCCGTTTCTTTCTATTCCCATCCTGTTCCGCCGGAGAACAGaagagcttagccagctgctgagTTTTGCTGTATCCTGCAGGTGTTCGAGTTCGCTGACAAGTACCGGGGAGCTTACAGCAGCAGCCTCCACGACGCGGTGTGCCCGTGCTACTGCGACTACGACGGGTACCAGGACGAGCTGCTGTGGGGCGCGGCGTGGCTGCACAAGGCGTCGCGCCGGCGGGTGTACCGCGACTACATCAAGAAGAACGAAGTGGCGCTGGGCGCCAGCGACTCCATCAACGAGTTCGGCTGGGACAACAAGCACGCAGGGATCAACATCCTCATCTCCAAGGTAAAACCACTACTCCTACCTCAAAGCAGCACCAGTAAAAGTAAAACCCTGCTACGTTAATATTTTCTTGCACATTGCCGTGCTGACGAGCTATGCCCGTCACTCGGCTGCACCGGCCTACTCTGCTAGCAGCGTGATCGTGCTCTTGGCTAGGGCTGTCTGACCCATCTTGGCGCCTTGTTGTGTCATTGTTGCGCGTGTATACACAAGACCAACCAAACACTAGAGTAGAGTGCATTGGCTGGCGCGTGCGCTTCACGGCACGTTCGCCGGCTTTTATCGACGGCCAACCTGCGAATGTTGACTAGCTCCAGATGCGGCGCGCTGACAGCGATTACTATGTATATATGGCTTAACCAAACCGCAAACGATTTACTCCTACTAGTTAACATAGACTCAGCAGAGTAGGCAGTGGTACACTGCTCGTGGCATGGGCGAGATTGCTGGTGGTGGCCATGCGGAACCATTGCACGCGCCGTCTGGGTGGTGCTCTCTTTTCGCTCAGCACATGTGCGGCTGGCTGCCCCAAGAGCAAAATTTTTAAGAAGGAAAGCGCACAGGGTTTGGCTTGACAGCGTGTTACTAGTGTAGAGGATACACTACTAGCAGACGCTGTACGTCATGTCTCCATCACCATATATTCCCTTCCCGCTGGCTACACATGTCTATGTTCGGATTAGGTCTGTGGGACTGGGaggtttcatcatcattggataATTAGGAGCTAGCTAATGGGAACATGTCAGCAGCAGCTAGCTAGAGCCACGGTGCCTTTGTTCTCAGCCTACCTGTTTGGCTGATGAGCATGTGAGCTGACACGATTCTAGGTCTCCTTTAACTTGGCTGTCATGTGGTACTACTCATGACACATTCGCATGCCTCACTAGATTGACACACTCACCATGTGTACGTACCATATTATTGGCTGCTACTACTCGGAGCATATCCTAGATTCGCACAGCACGTTGATGGACCTACATACCGTGGCCCAGATTCTATCTGGATCGGATAGATTAATCAACAACATCTAAGCAAATACTTTAATCCGTGCTGGCAGCGGTGATAGGCTGGTTAGTGAATCAAAGTAGGCGTCAGGCGAGCATGTTTGTCTGTCATCAGTGGCAGTGACCCTGGTCCGCTTTCAGTTTGGTCTACCCACGGGTTCCTGCGCCCTGCTGCGAGAAAAACAGGGGAGGCAGGGATCGGGCAGTGCGCCGCCGTTTGCGACTTTTCATTACAACGTGCTCACGGCCTCGATCACGGGTCTCGTACCACACTGTCATTTTATACTTATACTATTGAACTACAACTAATTGCTCGGTTAATCAAGCTCGATCGCTAATGATATGAATGTGCTTGGATGATCTGCAGGAGGTGCTGATGGGCAAGGACTCCTTCTTCACCTCCTTCCGCGAGAACGCCGACGACTTCATCTGCACCCTGCTCCCGGGCATCTCCAGCCAAGACCACGTCGACTACTCGCCAGGCGGGCTGCTCTTCAAGGTGGGCAACAGCAACATGCAGCACGTGACGTCCATCTCCTTCCTCCTGCTCGCCTACTCCAGCTACCTCAGCCACGCCAACGCCCACGTCCCCTgcggctccggcgccgccgccgcctcacccGTCGTGCTCCGCCGCGTCGCCAAGCGCCAGGTGGACTACATCCTGGGCGACAACCCGCTGCGCATGTCCTACATGGTCGGCTACGGCGCGCGCTTCCCGCAGCGCATCCACCACCGCGGCAGCTCCATCCCGTCGGTGGCCGCGCACCCGGCGAAGATCGGCTGCAAGGCCGGCGCCGCCTACTACGCCAGCGCCGCGCCCAACCCAAACCTGCTCGTCGGCGCCGTCGTCGGCGGGCCAAGCAACGTCACcgacgtcttccccgacgccaGGGCCGTCTTCCAGCAGTCGGAGCCGACCACCTACATGAACGCGCCGCTGCTCCCGCTGCTCGCCTACTTCTCTGCCCACCCCAGCctgccacaggccggcgcggacgACTGATGGGCTTCGTCAAGGCCTGGTTGGGAGGCCCGTGTTTTCTGTGGGCTAAGATGGGCCTGCTCGAGCTATTGCTATTGCTATTCGTCTctgtgtgtgtgcgtgcgtgaCGGATGCCGATCCTTTCCTGTAAAAAATCGCGGGAAATGGAATCGGTCGTGTACCGTACCCAGACAAGTCTCTACTATTATTGGCGTCATCCTCATCATCGTATGAATGTGATGCTATGCATTACGTGATCTATCTTTGCGGTTGATTCGCTTCTGTCTCGGTGCGTTTCTCTTCACCTACTCCTCGGTCATCCACGCATCGGGCCCGATTTCTTCTAGTTCAAAAGTCTACGTCATGACTTCACCGCATGACAAACAAGACACGGTCGTGGACACATCACATTATGAAGGTCAACTCTTCATTGTACTGCCCGATGTACTAGTAGCTTACACTATCtattacactagtagaaaaaggtgaAATCTTATTTCTGTGACGCACCACCTACATATGCGTCACAGAAATTGTTTCTGAGGCGCACCGGACATGGTGCGTcataaaaatagcttatttttgtggcacaTCACAAGCCTATGCGACACAGAAATAAGGTGGGACCCACACCCGGCTAGCTCtagtcattggtttcactatttctgtggagtgttagagatatattccgtgtacgtataaacggataccatgtagaacgatagagagggagagagattggcggaatatgttggatgtattattgagcctcatgggcgagtatatataggcgtacagggatcatcttggagtgcaagacaagacacgagagtcctatctctatcctagactatccgtttatacgtacacggaatatatctctaacactccccgcggtcgtagcgggagcgtcgtgaacaacatgaacgacgtggacggtcagactggagataaaccgaagtagactccagaaggctgacactcccccgcagtcgtagcgggagcgtcgtggacggtgtcacgtcgcggatgcttggactataGAAGAAGCTGaggtgctcatgcgaggtgatagccctttgtgccgatgtcgaggtagccgagagcgtgggtgctgcaaccttagtcggggtagccgcgcgagggaatgccgtggtcgatgtcgtggtcgggtgccggtgtcgaggtagccgcacatgaagccgcaagcgcatagtgcgcgaggaaagtgacggagacgcgtcgaggcagtcgtggaggttttagatgccgaagtcgatgcagtccgagccgtcgaggacgaggtgctgccctagttttgccagaactaggcgcacgtcggggacgaaggcatactccggttttgccagaaccgagtatgcaaagacgaagtcggcgacgtggtcgaggcagtcgtagaagagtcgatgccgatgaagacgttgtcgaagccgatgaagacgaggcgctggcccgagcttgccaggctcggggacgcgtcggggacgaaggcacgccTCGGTGGTGCCAATACCGGGCGTGCGAGGGAAGGGGCCATCATGGACCATGCGCCAGTGTCAGGAGGACCAGCAGAGGAGGCCTCCGGAGCGGTGGCGAGACGCAGAGCGGCGAAGCGGGAGAGGTGCCGATGCAGTCCGCGGTTGTCGATGACGCTGGCGATGAGGTCGTGGTGGacggagacgtagaaggcggcggtCGCAGCATCGGCCTGGAGTGGTCATGCTTGACGCCTAGATGGGCGTGGAGGTGGTCGGCGGGACCCGCAACGGCCAGCAGTGGCCATGCAGGTTAcctgtggaggcgcggcagcggtACTCGAAGTAGGCGAGGAGGAACCCGACGGCTTGACGTAGACCTTGCGCTGACGGTGGCGACCTGCGCGGATGGGGCGGCGCGGTAGTAGCCTGGAGCGTCGGTGCGCGGGGACGGCGAAGTAGACTGCGTGCGGCGACGTCTcggcccgaggggccggcgtagctgcaggacgcgagtcgatgcagcggcgggaggccaccAGCAACGTACACGCCTTGGAAGGCGCGTCAGAGGCCGGTAGCATGGACCAAAGgtggcggcgctgcggcccgaaggggcgacgcagcggcagcccgtagctcgatcggtggtaggcgcgtgctcggggacgtgcttggcgtagacgtgcgcgcgatcggttgatcagaccgacggcagcTGTGTACGCGCCATGGCGAGGACGACGCGCAAATCAGAGTCGATGCGgcgttgtcggtgatgtcccgggcgatgacgacgaagacggaccagcgatggagaccgcgcgggcaAGACAGCCTGCTGCGTCGCACGAAGGCGTCCCGTGTGTGACGCGTGCGGCCGTGCCGCGCGGTTGATGACGATGGCCGGTGCAGTCGACGCCaaggttggagtagaggcgcagGTGGACGACGGctatgggcgactcaatccgatctatgatcggtaaaaccaaaaaagaaaaaacgccggtcgagcgaccagcgagaaaaagaaaaccaatctacagattggaaaaaaaaaagactcgagggcagcggatcaacggatcggcggacgaaccctcatacgggttgcgctgCCCCCGggatagatcatggagatcgacctccccgggggcggcgaggcgcggaagcttgggcggcggctaggttaggatcggcgccgctctgataccatgtagaacgatagagagggagagagattggcggaatatgttggatgtattattgagcctcatgggcgagtatatataggcgtacagggatcatcttggagtgcaagacaagacacgagagtcctatctctatcctagactatccgtttatacgtacacggaatatatctctaacatgGAGCACAGGACCACGTGCGCCACATAATTGAGGCATTATGTGGCGTACGTGGTCCTGTGCGCCATAGAATTAATACattatgtggcgcaccttgcctggtgcgccacagaaataagacatttctgtggcgcacatgggttccatgcgccacagaactttttttggctccccacgcaactctaccccccccccccggatcgccttttttgttacctcaagatgcccatgtattatgtcatcttttaccactaaaaattaacaaatatgaatttcgacttttttggAAAAATTGCGTggaaaaatcatcaaactggatttctggtagcATACGAAATAAAAAAAAcggacaatatatcaaaatgaccggaagaaaattctacatccgaattcaccccggcttgtccggttggacaatttttacaatctccaaattcgaaaagagtaaaaagttacggcaaaataaagattttttgctgcaaaataaagattttttgctgccaaatagaaaattcgaaaaaaaattctgtggcgcaccaagtgcccatacGCCACGGATTTAACGTCCGAAATTTGAATTTTCTGGGAActacttctccttctctcctccacttctcctcttctccacttctctacttctcctcttctcctcttcttcacttctctcctcctctcctcttctcctcctttcctcctcttctcctcttctcctcttctcctccacccggcgaccaactccggcgatcaccaccaacacctcctccggcgaccacctcctccacaaccaccaccttctcctccttctccggcgacaaccaccaccaccacctcctctaccaccaccaccaccaccaccaccaccaccaccacctccacctattccaccaccacctcctccggccggccttctcctctggccggcctcatcctccacccacccaccccatcCACCGACCCACACACCCCACCCACGCAAccaaccacccacctccggcgacctttctgaaaaattcaaaaaaaaaaaaaatcggcggccccagatcttgatctagatctagatctggccgccacttttttgaaatttttaaaaaaaattctatggcgcaccggctctggtgcgccacggaaataagactttctgtttctgtggcgcatccccgcccggtgcgccacataaataagactttctgtgatGCATGGGCAGGTGTGCCACAgaattcttatttttgtggcgagaattctgtggcgcaccacccatgcgccacagaatgtcttttTGGTGTGCCACTGATGagacttttcctactagtgttagtTCCAGGGTCAACGACCACAATTCAAATTTTGCCCTGCCAACTCTTTGAGAGTGGCGCCACACGAGTTGTGCCTGAAACTTGTGCGAAACATAAGGTGATTCCGGGAGATGATGTGCCATGACGTAAACTCATAAAAAAAAATAGACGACCAACGAAATGTGTAGTTGGCTGTGCTAATCTATCCATGTGCAATGGATGAGTGCAAGCATATAACCATAAGACATCCGTCCATGGACGTTTCTCTAATTTGAGAATAGAAGGTAAAAAGAAACGGTTCAAAATATTACGAGACTTGGTTTACTAAAATATTCAATGGAAGACCTCATTATCTACTTTCTTCTGGTTCAAGCATATGGTTCTCATGGTGCATTTGGGTAAATGTACCTCCACAATCACTCTACTCATGGCCGAGAGAAACACCAAAAACTTCCATGTCGATGTAGTGTGAGAGACATCTCCATTCTTCTCTAGCAGTGGTAGTACCGGCCTCACTGCCGCTCCACTACCTGATAAGGCGTTTCCACGATCACCCGCGCGGTATGGATCCGACAAAGCCCTCGAAATACCGGCCTCACTCAAGTAATTTGAGTTAGCCAGAAGTATCGATTTTGCGTCCGGTAGTACCACCTGGCACGAATTCGTGCTAGTTACGTTGACACGCTAAACGGTACTACTGCGTATGTCGAATATGCAAAGGTCAGATTTTAGGGGATCatatgttgcctgccaaaacccaccggcgagcagcgacgggcaacacgtagagctgggagcctcccaggactgctggtgggccctggtccctcgggcgacggctcgCAATGCTCTGGCAGACGTCCtgacggttgcaagggcgtgccacctgacctatacctggtcaggaaggtgctggattgcttcaattagtttcctgcatggtagacacgtaaacattaaacgagcctcgatcggctctcaggttgccctgtgaatcggctcaaagagccgattaacccatggttcataaTGGATATGCAATAacatggggtttctgctttatcaaaactaagctaaatcgatctacgacagtttagggttttcaccgcataaccggaacatcctacacgtagttgagcctggcagatacgaaagataacggcaaactaacccaaaacgaggcctaaaaaccaacacggagtcgattcccggaacatcccttcttggatcagccaaaccgtaccttacgcactactggatcgttcaacccgtttgcaaggcctaaccatgcagatatcaaactaatcctcgaagaacaaggaacaactataacagatcgaatctactaaacaaagataaagcagggtgctgcccttacacctaaataagtgtaaggacagctagatatcaaGGGGCGGCAAAGCTACGCAAATATATCTaaaaagcatcgatgcaagccctaaaacatctacgataaacagtgttactcgccatcaaaaaggcttcagtacaagcaacaccaaacaacgaataaacagatactgcctaaATCGCAAGATGCgacctaggcagcatgatgcttacccggaagaaaccctcgaaacaaggggtgg contains the following coding sequences:
- the LOC124673100 gene encoding endoglucanase 17-like, which codes for MASPARAMVAVLLLLSTAAVSTAQQHDYGDALRKSILFFEGQRSGRLPPGQRVRWRRDSALNDGATAGVDLSGGYYDAGDNVKFGFPMAFTATLMSWGLIDFGRTYGPQEREARDALRWATDYLLKATATPNTVYVQVGDAFRDHSCWERPEDMDTPRTVYKVDTAHPGSDVAAETAAALAAASIVFREADPAYSTRLLDRAVAVFEFADKYRGAYSSSLHDAVCPCYCDYDGYQDELLWGAAWLHKASRRRVYRDYIKKNEVALGASDSINEFGWDNKHAGINILISKEVLMGKDSFFTSFRENADDFICTLLPGISSQDHVDYSPGGLLFKVGNSNMQHVTSISFLLLAYSSYLSHANAHVPCGSGAAAASPVVLRRVAKRQVDYILGDNPLRMSYMVGYGARFPQRIHHRGSSIPSVAAHPAKIGCKAGAAYYASAAPNPNLLVGAVVGGPSNVTDVFPDARAVFQQSEPTTYMNAPLLPLLAYFSAHPSLPQAGADD